In one Amaranthus tricolor cultivar Red isolate AtriRed21 chromosome 8, ASM2621246v1, whole genome shotgun sequence genomic region, the following are encoded:
- the LOC130821489 gene encoding uncharacterized protein LOC130821489 translates to MIEETTKEGKDDPRMSEGSARSSEVGESFFLKVSPTKGIMRFGRKGKLSPRFIGPYEVLEQIGEVAYRLTLPMNLAKVHNVFHVSQLQKYVHDPSHIIQPETIGLDETLTFEEKTIKILDTKTRCTRNKEIKFVKILWTNQQTEEATWETEVDMKAIPRTFRTEN, encoded by the exons ATGATTGAGGAGACTACAAAAGAAGGTAAGGATGATCCAAGAATGTCTGAGGGGAGCGCAAGATCGTCAGAAGTAGGTGAAAGTTTTTTTCTTAAAGTGTCACCAACCAAGGGTATCATGAGATTTGGTAGGAAGGGTAAATTGAGTCCTCGttttataggtccttatgaaGTATTGGAACAAATTGGGGAAGTAGCCTATAGATTAACATTACCTATGAACCTAGCCAAAGTCCACAATGTCTTCCATGTATCCCAACTCCAAAAATATGTCCATGACCCTTCCCATATCATACAACCTGAAACCATTGGACTTGATGAAACccttacctttgaagaaaaGACAATAAAAATCCTTGATACCAAAACAAGATGTACCCGGAACAAGGAAATTAAGTTCGTCAAGATATTATGGACGAACCAACAAACCGAAGAAGCCACATGGGAAACCGAAGTTGACATGAAAGCCATACCCCGAACTTTTAGAACAG AAAACTGA
- the LOC130821490 gene encoding secreted RxLR effector protein 161-like, with translation MKFTKYTGKPISQLEYAKIIGSLMYAMTCTRPDIAFAVGKLSRFTSNPGPQHCGEPPILEGYPDASWITNEEDISSTSGCVFFYGGGAISWASKKQMVIADSNMSAIHCTRLGEK, from the exons ATGAAATTTACCAAGTATACCGGAAAACCAATTTCTCAATTAGAGTATGCAAAGATTATAGgatctttgatgtatgctatgacaTGTACAAGGCCGGACATAGCATTTGCGGTTGGTAAATTGAGTAGATTTACTAGTAACCCGGGTCCCCAACATTG TGGTGAACCTCCTATTTTGGAAGGTTATCCCGATGCAAGTTGGATCACTAATGAAGAGGATATTTCTTCAACTAGTGGTTGTGTGTTTTTTTATGGCGGAGGTGCCATTTCTTGGGCTTCCAAGAAACAAATGGTAATAGCAGATTCCAATATGTCTGCAATTCATTGCACTCGCCTCGGCGAAAAATGA
- the LOC130821491 gene encoding uncharacterized protein LOC130821491: MEKAYDSIPRSVVWDSFKGRVIMDEISKSIWEIVPSCMLFADDIVLVAKAKEEASTKLEEWRAVLEGRGLRISRTKTKYLRCNFSGIESIGESEVTIEGDVVACMSKFKYLGSVIQSDGKIDRDVTHRIQAGWLKWRAATGVLCDKKFPSRLKGKFYRVAIRSALLYGTEC, encoded by the exons atggagaaagcgtatgatagcattCCACGAAGTGTCGTTTGGGATAGCTTCAAGGGAAGAG TCATTATGGATGAAATTTCTAAATCTATATGGGAGATTGTACCTTCGTGCATGTTGTTCGCGGATGATATTGTTTTGGTCGCAAAAGCTAAGGAGGAGGCTAGTACTAAATTAGAAGAGTGGAGGGCGGTCTTAGAGGGTAGAGGGTTGCGCATAAGTCGTACGAAGACAAAATATTTGCGATGCAACTTTAGTGGGATTGAATCGATAGGTGAGTCAGAGGTGACCATAGAAGGAGATGTTGTTGCATGCATGTCAAAGTTCAAATATTTAGGATCGGTAATCCAGAGTGATGGGAAGATTGATAGAGATGTTACTCATCgcatacaagcgggttggcttaagtggcgagcagcaacTGGGGTactttgtgataaaaagtttcCTAGTAGATTAAAGGGTAAATTCTACCGCGTTGCGATTAGGTCGGCTTTATTGTATGGGACAGAATGTTGA
- the LOC130821493 gene encoding uncharacterized protein LOC130821493: MWGRHKGEMATTLANKIKYVGYTSKPNDANEMWISIAETIRRVAKETLWVFTGKPKVHKESWWWNEEVQRKIKEKKKRFKELMAYTVEEDRIHKKESYKEAKCTAKKAVVEAKSRAYADFYQKLDTKEGEKHIFKLAKARSMQRQNLGSMKYIKDEGKRVLFKQEDIKMRWHQHFSQLLNETRGVKEEGRKAFEIKRTLDHGSISDITT; encoded by the coding sequence ATGTGGGGTAGACATAAAGGGGAGATGGCTACAACCTTGGCAAACAAGATCAAATACGTGGGATACACAAGTAAACCTAACGATGCAAATGAAATGTGGATTTCTATAGCTGAAACAATCCGAAGAGTAGCAAAAGAAACTTTATGGGTGTTTACAGGAAAACCAAAAGTGCATAAAGAGTCGTGGTGGTGGAACGAGGAGGTGCAAAGGaagataaaggaaaaaaaaaagagattcaAGGAACTTATGGCTTACACAGTGGAGGAGGATAGGATACATAAGAAAGAgagctataaagaagcaaaaTGCACGGCAAAGAAAGCGGTAGTAGAGGCTAAAAGTCGTGCGTATGCGGACTTTTATCAAAAGCTGGATACCAAAGAGGGAGAGAAGcatatttttaagttggcaaaaGCTAGGTCTATGCAGAGGCAAAACTTAGGGTCAATGAAGTACATCAAGGATGAGGGCAAACGAGTTCTCTTTAaacaagaagacatcaaaatgCGGTGGCATCAGCATTTTTCCCAACTGCTCAATGAGACTAGGGGAGTAAAGGAGGAAGGTCGAAAAGCTTTTGAAATCAAAAGAACTCTTGATCATGGGTCGATTAGTGATATTACCACATAG
- the LOC130821494 gene encoding uncharacterized protein LOC130821494 — translation MVGLKQVLKMNNLWFSEEDEWRKWRVCLREYNSIRSKQIELSFSNFVGLNLQLIGLAPVVEVKRCSERIKLVRIVVGEEIISVISAYGPQVGNDEQVEQKFWDNLGDSVWNESGENLLEFALVKKLLITNVIFRKKDKHLITYNSGGHET, via the exons aTGGTGGGTTTGAAgcaggttttgaagatgaataaTTTATGGTTTTCAGAAGAAGATGAATGGCGAAAATGGCGGGTTTGCTTGAGAGAATACAACAGTATTCGTAGCA AACAAATTGAactttctttttcaaattttgttgGACTTAATCTCCAACTAATTGGTCTCGCCCCAG TGGTAGAAGTGAAGAGGTGTAGTGAAAGGATTAAGCTCGTTAGAATAGTAGTAGGGGAAGAGATTATATCGGTCATTAGTGCTTATGGGCCTCAAGTTGGGAACGATGAGCAAGTAGAGCAAAAGTTTTGGGACAACCTTGGAGACAG TGTGTGGAATGAGAGTGGGGAAAACTTGCTTGAGTTTGCATTAGTAAAGAAGTTGCTTATAACAAACGTGATCTTTAGAAAGAAGGATAAACACTTGATAACGTACAACAGTGGTGGGCATGAGACCTAA